A single genomic interval of Dyella sp. GSA-30 harbors:
- a CDS encoding alpha/beta fold hydrolase — MTREQAFRFGRARHLVGIAGVPDEASAAVGVIVLNAGLVHRIGPFRLHVEMTRRLNAQGYPTLRFDLSTLGDSGSSGESQTKVQQVCADVDDAMTLLGQQAGCNRFVLIGLCSGAQNAHSVACNDNKVAGVVFLDGYAYRTFGYRVRHYVPRLFDMERWRHALTRSRNQQVAAPRSPEPVFAVAPSPQAVVRTDLAGMIERGMRLCLIYSGGISNYFNHARQFRECFGSVMSHPYVSTSFLRESDHTYILTGDRHRLLDNIEHWIAENFPIVKAGTRA; from the coding sequence ATGACACGCGAGCAGGCCTTTCGTTTTGGGCGCGCCAGGCACCTGGTCGGTATCGCCGGGGTGCCTGACGAAGCGTCAGCTGCCGTCGGCGTGATCGTGCTCAATGCCGGCCTGGTTCATCGCATCGGTCCGTTCCGCCTGCACGTGGAAATGACCCGGCGTCTCAATGCCCAGGGCTATCCAACCCTGCGTTTTGATTTATCCACATTGGGCGACAGCGGCTCCAGCGGCGAGTCGCAGACGAAAGTGCAGCAGGTTTGCGCCGATGTTGACGATGCCATGACGCTGCTCGGGCAGCAGGCCGGTTGCAATCGTTTCGTTTTGATTGGTCTTTGTTCCGGCGCGCAGAACGCCCACAGCGTGGCCTGCAACGACAACAAGGTGGCCGGCGTGGTGTTTCTCGACGGTTATGCGTATCGCACCTTTGGCTATCGCGTGCGGCACTACGTCCCGCGCCTGTTCGATATGGAACGTTGGCGTCATGCGCTTACGCGTAGCCGCAACCAGCAGGTTGCTGCACCGCGCAGTCCGGAGCCGGTCTTCGCGGTAGCACCTTCGCCGCAGGCGGTCGTACGCACGGATCTGGCCGGCATGATCGAGCGCGGCATGCGGCTGTGTCTGATCTATAGCGGTGGCATCAGCAACTACTTCAATCACGCGCGCCAGTTTCGCGAATGCTTTGGCAGCGTCATGAGCCATCCCTACGTCAGTACCAGTTTTCTGCGGGAAAGCGACCACACCTATATCTTGACCGGCGATCGCCACCGCTTGCTCGACAACATCGAGCACTGGATAGCAGAGAACTTCCCTATCGTTAAAGCGGGTACACGAGCATGA
- a CDS encoding oligosaccharide flippase family protein, whose translation MNRRLAVLRSVTIVSVSSYIEYALGLVVSIWIARALGPADFGRYAFTVWLCGWLITCSNHALTTSSTKFIAEADGSGATSIASHIAYRLSQVQHLSSLIVMAIFLLVVFIVRPDEWEGFLLPVTGLVVIATVAKANYGMLVAIEKGQEHFEPEAIAVVGAGAIGIVLVIGATLAHAGLLAFIALFAIASLLLNLINRFAYRRYCQPYEAGPIPVEMRARLSRHLRLTAMLVLLGSFKAGTFEVFLLNTFSGSTAVGFFAIAVTLTRGAVQLFSVGLTSTLLPYMAKSFGEHGHDRTAYFLAEATRFYWAVGLIIAGLGFVTTPEIVTLMYGNRYVDAIPAIESFLVLAGLLLIGNGIGAFQTVVDRQADRVRVTVVSLVANAVFGLLLVPPLGLPGAVLAYAATRLTELGLAIYYLRRATSHGLPVAAMAKLFVVGAAATGAAWLVTAWTPGHYGFLLGSVVFVAIFTPGSVWVGYWSSDDFRLMASIAARLGPPGRMVMRGLNNLQRPPANSLP comes from the coding sequence ATGAATCGTCGTCTGGCCGTACTGCGTAGCGTGACCATCGTTTCGGTGTCGAGTTATATCGAATACGCGCTCGGCCTGGTCGTCAGCATCTGGATTGCACGAGCGTTGGGACCGGCCGACTTCGGCCGTTACGCGTTTACCGTATGGTTGTGCGGCTGGCTGATTACCTGCAGCAACCACGCCCTGACGACATCGTCGACCAAGTTTATCGCCGAAGCCGACGGCTCCGGCGCAACCTCTATTGCATCGCATATCGCCTATCGCCTGAGTCAGGTGCAGCATCTGAGCTCGCTGATCGTGATGGCGATCTTTCTGCTGGTCGTCTTTATCGTCAGGCCGGACGAGTGGGAGGGCTTCCTCTTGCCAGTGACCGGCCTGGTCGTCATCGCGACGGTGGCCAAGGCCAACTACGGCATGCTGGTGGCCATCGAGAAAGGCCAGGAACATTTTGAGCCCGAAGCGATAGCCGTGGTGGGTGCGGGAGCCATCGGTATCGTGCTGGTGATCGGGGCGACGCTGGCACATGCAGGGCTGTTGGCATTCATCGCACTGTTTGCGATTGCGTCGCTGCTGCTCAATCTGATCAACCGATTTGCCTATCGTCGTTACTGTCAGCCTTATGAAGCCGGTCCGATCCCCGTGGAGATGCGTGCGCGGTTGTCGCGGCATCTGCGACTGACGGCGATGCTGGTACTGCTGGGCTCCTTCAAGGCCGGTACTTTTGAGGTGTTCCTGCTCAATACGTTCAGCGGTTCCACGGCGGTAGGTTTCTTTGCTATCGCGGTGACACTGACGCGCGGCGCCGTGCAGCTTTTCTCGGTGGGACTGACCAGCACCTTGCTGCCTTACATGGCCAAATCGTTCGGCGAGCACGGCCACGACCGTACGGCGTATTTCCTGGCCGAGGCCACGCGTTTCTATTGGGCTGTCGGCTTGATCATCGCGGGGCTTGGCTTTGTGACGACACCTGAGATCGTCACCTTGATGTACGGCAACCGCTATGTCGATGCCATCCCGGCGATCGAGTCCTTCCTGGTCCTGGCTGGCTTGCTGCTTATAGGAAACGGGATCGGCGCCTTCCAGACCGTGGTGGACCGGCAAGCCGATCGCGTGCGCGTGACGGTCGTTTCGCTTGTCGCCAATGCCGTATTCGGGCTGTTGCTGGTGCCTCCGCTTGGCCTGCCGGGTGCCGTACTCGCTTATGCGGCAACGCGACTGACCGAGCTGGGCCTGGCGATTTATTACCTGCGCCGTGCCACCAGCCACGGTCTGCCGGTGGCGGCCATGGCAAAGTTGTTTGTGGTCGGAGCGGCGGCCACGGGGGCTGCCTGGCTGGTGACGGCATGGACACCGGGGCACTACGGATTCCTGCTCGGTAGCGTCGTGTTCGTCGCCATCTTCACGCCGGGCAGCGTGTGGGTAGGGTACTGGAGCAGTGACGACTTCCGCTTGATGGCCTCGATCGCCGCCCGGCTCGGTCCGCCAGGACGAATGGTGATGCGGGGCTTGAACAACCTGCAGCGGCCTCCTGCGAACTCTCTGCCATGA
- a CDS encoding alpha/beta fold hydrolase: MMITSPEVELPFYFGDDAALFGLFHATGGPARRAVLLCPPLGQDHIRCHRLYRQLANALAGEGIAALRFDYYGTGDSAGGSADVDWDRCVADIATAADELRRRSGADRVIAFGARLGGSMAIAAAPAARFAGLVAWDPVFDGGSYVSRLDAMQSALRQDRQRFTRPRSASDVAEQWLGFATSERLRGQITELQLDTSSVPTLVLDSLGELPDNGVTNISVKRLEPAAPWDDLNRLEVAILSHPLIQTVTSHVRASA; this comes from the coding sequence ATGATGATTACCAGTCCAGAAGTCGAGCTGCCCTTTTACTTCGGCGACGACGCGGCGCTGTTCGGACTCTTTCATGCCACCGGTGGGCCCGCGCGTCGCGCAGTGCTGCTGTGTCCGCCGTTGGGTCAGGATCATATCCGCTGCCATCGGCTGTATCGCCAGCTGGCCAATGCCTTGGCGGGCGAGGGTATTGCCGCGCTACGTTTCGACTACTACGGTACGGGCGATTCCGCTGGCGGGAGCGCGGATGTCGACTGGGATCGCTGTGTTGCGGATATCGCCACCGCTGCCGACGAATTGCGCAGGCGTAGCGGCGCCGACCGGGTGATTGCCTTTGGTGCGCGCCTGGGCGGCAGCATGGCCATCGCCGCGGCCCCCGCCGCTCGCTTCGCCGGCCTGGTGGCCTGGGATCCGGTGTTCGATGGCGGAAGCTACGTGTCGCGCCTTGATGCCATGCAGTCGGCGTTGCGGCAGGACCGACAACGATTCACACGTCCGCGTTCGGCATCGGATGTCGCCGAGCAATGGTTGGGATTTGCGACCAGTGAGCGCTTGCGCGGCCAGATTACCGAATTGCAGCTGGATACCTCGTCGGTGCCCACGCTGGTACTGGACTCGCTCGGCGAGCTGCCTGACAACGGCGTAACCAATATCTCGGTCAAGAGGCTGGAGCCGGCCGCGCCCTGGGACGATCTGAATCGTCTGGAGGTGGCGATCTTGTCGCATCCGCTCATTCAGACCGTGACCAGCCATGTGAGGGCCTCGGCATGA
- a CDS encoding CpsD/CapB family tyrosine-protein kinase, which translates to MKNEDSEKMFSHHISDVLEAAASSIETRSSHSHSIALMSEQAGALAPLQLEERRMIHREESARRHSDAFRGIRTRLLELAGRQNFVTLVVSVSPHCGGSFVARNLAAAFAFDETKTSLLVDCNLRYPNQHKELGVLPVNGGLIDLLEHQARGIESIIYPTGIPRLRLIPSGRARENGGEYFSSSRMRTAIDSLRSRYADRYLFLDGPAIKGSPDARILSDLADFVVVVAGYGRDTPASISQAVANFEPDKLAGVVFNQPP; encoded by the coding sequence ATGAAGAACGAAGACAGCGAGAAAATGTTCTCCCATCACATCAGCGATGTGCTGGAGGCCGCGGCCAGCAGCATCGAGACGCGCTCGTCGCATAGTCACTCGATCGCGCTGATGAGCGAGCAGGCCGGTGCGCTCGCTCCGCTGCAGCTTGAAGAGCGTCGCATGATCCATCGCGAAGAGTCGGCTCGCCGGCACTCCGATGCGTTTCGCGGCATTCGCACGCGTCTGCTTGAACTGGCGGGTCGGCAAAACTTCGTCACGCTGGTGGTTTCGGTCAGTCCGCATTGCGGTGGCAGCTTCGTTGCGCGCAATCTCGCCGCGGCCTTTGCGTTTGACGAAACCAAGACCAGCCTGCTGGTGGATTGCAATCTTCGCTATCCCAATCAGCACAAGGAGCTGGGCGTCCTGCCGGTCAATGGCGGCCTGATCGATCTGCTGGAGCATCAGGCGCGCGGCATCGAATCGATCATCTATCCCACCGGCATTCCGCGCCTGCGCCTGATTCCGTCGGGCAGGGCACGGGAAAACGGTGGCGAATATTTTTCTTCGTCGCGGATGCGCACAGCCATCGATTCGCTGCGCAGTCGCTACGCCGATCGCTATCTGTTTCTCGACGGGCCGGCCATCAAGGGCTCGCCCGATGCACGCATTCTGTCGGACCTGGCCGATTTCGTGGTGGTGGTCGCCGGTTACGGCCGCGATACACCGGCATCGATCAGCCAGGCCGTGGCCAATTTCGAGCCGGACAAGCTCGCCGGAGTGGTTTTCAATCAGCCGCCCTAG
- a CDS encoding outer membrane beta-barrel protein translates to MPASTTLARALLLVFAAAPGAVWAGKFDYSLYMGIEHSDNIALSTTDPVSQNVLIPGLNFTYQQQGSTFQANVLGTLEYRDYPGSRFDNQTQTQLAGQANWTVLPQRLDLSVEDYAAVQPVDSLASNAPDNQQQTNVLSVGPTLHLQFGDAMRGQAELRYINSYASKVSEFNSSRGVAAFRLFRDISPTDQLSANVETQRVSFENGADAGPNYTRNEGFLRYTSKLAKFNADILIGWSQLSFDHAPSDSSPMARVTLGWQPTLRTGFTVSGSYEYADAAQDMMLTPGQTTITDLGGGTVTGSGISTGSAVIDSQVYLQRLLEATYTFNTERWTFSVAPVYRKLHYLNDPTFDQVGRGGSLNATYRLRPTLLLSAFAAGEKLEYQTLNRTDRTLRFGLDLNSQWTPHWSWHASVIRQRRNSNAVDQSYRETELFFGVVYRR, encoded by the coding sequence ATGCCGGCTTCCACTACGCTTGCTCGTGCTCTTTTGCTCGTGTTTGCCGCCGCCCCTGGCGCGGTATGGGCGGGCAAGTTCGACTATTCGCTGTATATGGGCATCGAACATAGCGACAACATCGCGCTGAGCACGACCGACCCGGTCAGCCAGAACGTACTCATTCCTGGGCTCAATTTTACCTATCAGCAGCAAGGCTCCACGTTTCAGGCGAATGTGCTCGGTACGCTCGAGTATCGCGATTATCCGGGGAGTCGCTTCGACAACCAGACCCAGACCCAGCTCGCGGGGCAGGCTAACTGGACGGTCTTGCCGCAGCGGCTGGACTTGTCCGTTGAAGACTATGCGGCCGTGCAGCCGGTGGATTCGCTGGCGAGCAATGCGCCCGACAACCAGCAGCAGACCAACGTGCTTTCGGTGGGTCCGACACTGCATCTGCAGTTCGGCGACGCCATGCGCGGCCAGGCCGAGCTTCGCTACATCAATAGCTATGCGTCGAAAGTCAGCGAGTTCAATTCATCGCGTGGTGTTGCCGCGTTTCGTTTGTTCCGCGATATCAGCCCCACCGACCAGTTGTCGGCCAACGTTGAAACGCAGCGGGTGAGTTTTGAGAACGGTGCCGATGCCGGCCCGAATTACACGCGCAATGAAGGCTTTCTGCGTTACACCAGCAAGTTGGCGAAATTCAACGCCGATATATTGATTGGTTGGTCGCAACTGAGCTTCGATCACGCGCCCAGCGATTCCAGTCCGATGGCGCGCGTGACGCTGGGCTGGCAGCCGACCTTGCGCACGGGATTCACGGTGTCCGGATCCTACGAATACGCGGATGCAGCACAGGACATGATGCTCACGCCGGGGCAGACCACGATTACCGACCTCGGTGGCGGCACCGTGACTGGGAGCGGCATCAGCACGGGTAGCGCCGTCATCGATTCGCAGGTGTATCTGCAGCGATTGCTGGAGGCGACGTATACGTTCAACACCGAGCGCTGGACGTTCTCGGTCGCACCTGTCTATCGGAAGCTGCATTACCTCAACGACCCGACGTTCGATCAGGTGGGGCGTGGCGGTAGCCTCAATGCAACCTATCGGTTGCGGCCCACCTTGCTGCTTTCGGCGTTCGCCGCCGGCGAGAAGCTCGAATACCAGACGCTCAATCGCACCGATCGAACCCTGCGTTTCGGTCTCGACTTGAACAGCCAGTGGACACCGCATTGGAGCTGGCACGCATCGGTGATCCGCCAGCGGCGAAACAGTAACGCGGTGGATCAGAGCTATCGCGAAACCGAGCTTTTTTTTGGCGTGGTGTACCGGCGATGA
- the galE gene encoding UDP-glucose 4-epimerase GalE, whose protein sequence is MNKVLVTGGAGYIGSHVVQQLVARGDRVVVIDNLSTGFREAVRGAELVVGNVGDTSLVSRVIAEHQVDAVLHFAAHTVVPESVSDPLKYYGNNTCNTRNLLACCAEAGVGKFIFSSTAAVYGFTSDGVADEDTPTQPINPYGTSKLMSETMLRDHCATGAMRHVILRYFNVAGCDPQGRIGHSTPQATLLIKVACEHAVGKRASLSVFGTDYDTPDGTGIRDYIHVDDLASAHLRALDHLRDGGDSLTLNCGYGHGYSVREVIDAVERVGGQPLNVLELPRRPGDLPKLIASSMRLKQVLGWQPQYDDLDFIVRTALMWEWQLARKSPLTSVA, encoded by the coding sequence ATGAACAAGGTTCTTGTTACCGGAGGCGCCGGCTATATAGGCAGCCATGTGGTGCAGCAGCTGGTTGCGCGTGGCGACCGTGTCGTCGTGATCGACAACCTGAGCACCGGTTTTCGCGAAGCGGTACGCGGTGCCGAGCTCGTCGTCGGCAACGTTGGCGATACCTCGCTGGTTTCCCGGGTGATTGCCGAGCATCAGGTCGACGCCGTCCTGCATTTCGCGGCGCACACCGTGGTGCCCGAATCGGTAAGCGATCCGCTCAAGTACTATGGCAACAACACCTGCAATACCCGTAATCTGTTGGCCTGCTGCGCCGAGGCCGGCGTGGGCAAGTTCATTTTTTCGTCCACGGCCGCGGTGTACGGCTTTACCTCCGATGGCGTTGCCGACGAAGACACGCCGACCCAGCCGATCAATCCATACGGCACCTCCAAGCTGATGTCCGAAACCATGTTGCGCGATCACTGCGCAACCGGCGCCATGCGGCATGTCATTCTGCGCTACTTCAATGTGGCTGGCTGCGACCCGCAGGGGCGCATCGGGCATTCCACGCCGCAGGCGACCTTGCTTATCAAGGTGGCCTGCGAGCACGCGGTCGGCAAGCGCGCAAGCCTATCGGTGTTCGGTACCGACTACGACACGCCCGATGGGACGGGGATCCGCGACTATATCCATGTCGACGACCTGGCCTCGGCGCATCTGCGCGCCCTCGATCATCTGCGCGACGGCGGCGACTCGCTGACGCTCAATTGCGGTTATGGACACGGCTACAGCGTGCGCGAGGTGATCGATGCCGTGGAGCGCGTCGGCGGGCAGCCGTTGAACGTGCTCGAGCTGCCGCGCCGTCCGGGGGACTTGCCCAAACTGATTGCCAGCAGCATGCGCCTCAAGCAGGTGCTGGGTTGGCAACCGCAATACGACGATCTGGACTTCATCGTGCGCACGGCGCTGATGTGGGAGTGGCAGCTCGCCCGTAAATCGCCATTGACGTCGGTGGCCTAG
- a CDS encoding YdcF family protein, translating to MGLVQQLGRLTHPALHTALLLVIGIFFIYRRRYGAGASALALGVLWLALCSAPTFATWLQRGLERPYAQRDASGYPKADAIVVLGGGKLSNDPDWNSDDPDMQATRLGFGLQLFQDGRAGTLLLSGSDQALKMAHRLQQAGVPDAALIVEGASRNTHQNALYSIAILKQRKLRNVLLVTSGIHMPRAEASFARQGVAVIPAPAPDEYQGPSSSWWPRRAALTLSARCLREYLGMWVYRMRGWV from the coding sequence ATGGGTTTAGTCCAACAGCTCGGCCGCCTGACCCACCCCGCGCTACACACGGCGCTCCTGTTGGTCATCGGTATCTTTTTTATCTATCGGCGACGTTATGGCGCAGGCGCATCGGCGCTCGCATTGGGCGTGCTGTGGCTTGCGCTGTGCTCCGCACCGACATTCGCCACCTGGCTGCAACGCGGACTGGAGCGGCCGTATGCACAACGCGACGCATCGGGCTATCCGAAGGCCGATGCCATCGTCGTGCTGGGCGGCGGAAAGTTGTCCAACGATCCGGACTGGAACAGTGACGATCCCGACATGCAAGCGACCCGGCTTGGTTTTGGTTTGCAGCTTTTTCAGGATGGGCGTGCGGGAACCTTGCTTTTGTCAGGTTCCGACCAGGCATTGAAGATGGCGCACCGATTGCAACAGGCGGGCGTGCCGGACGCGGCGCTGATCGTCGAGGGTGCCAGCCGCAATACACATCAGAATGCGCTTTATTCGATCGCCATTCTGAAGCAACGGAAATTGCGGAATGTTCTGCTGGTGACGTCGGGTATTCATATGCCGCGTGCTGAAGCGAGCTTCGCGCGACAAGGTGTGGCGGTGATTCCTGCGCCTGCGCCGGACGAATATCAGGGGCCATCCAGTTCGTGGTGGCCACGGCGGGCTGCGCTGACGCTGAGTGCGCGATGTCTGCGGGAGTATCTTGGGATGTGGGTTTATAGGATGCGTGGGTGGGTTTGA
- a CDS encoding GNAT family N-acetyltransferase — MTTPQEARLSCTVIGTTVALHASRDELARLAETTGAASGIVQHPDWLAFELAWRGSEATLHLVVASNGLGQVIGYAPFLVEQHRAQLALGKYRVSIYRGRTWRLLGAGVVALPDDRSLVERMIADVLQRDRSVRVMRIQETELPNRFAAALSQGKRTFATVQANLLDQLNWVIQPQGSSAAYLATLGSKRRNDLTRRLRNVYKKLGDQAELRLFDRPEQIDEYAALMNQVYARSWHASAQAIDWELPARRNLFQHLSTGEQVIGHMLMLGERPIAYVHGYRLGGRYLLDDTGYDEEFASLGVGAALVFQAVQDLLDRYPGEVIDFGYGDNQYKRVLADRQTACGSLYVVRGVLPRLCFGLIGPVRWLYRRVHRAMRSAKPPSPQPSPPA; from the coding sequence ATGACCACGCCTCAGGAAGCGCGCTTGTCCTGTACGGTGATCGGCACCACCGTGGCGTTGCATGCATCGCGCGACGAATTGGCGCGACTGGCCGAAACCACGGGCGCTGCCTCGGGCATCGTCCAGCACCCCGATTGGCTGGCGTTCGAGTTGGCGTGGCGTGGTTCGGAGGCGACCCTGCATCTGGTGGTTGCCAGCAACGGGCTGGGGCAGGTGATTGGTTACGCGCCCTTCCTGGTGGAGCAGCACCGCGCCCAACTGGCGCTGGGCAAGTATCGGGTTTCGATCTACCGCGGCCGGACATGGCGTTTGCTGGGTGCCGGCGTCGTGGCATTGCCCGACGATCGTTCACTGGTCGAGCGGATGATTGCCGACGTGTTGCAGCGGGATCGTTCGGTGCGTGTCATGCGGATCCAGGAAACGGAACTGCCTAATCGATTTGCTGCCGCGTTGTCGCAAGGTAAACGGACGTTCGCCACTGTCCAAGCCAATCTGCTCGATCAACTGAACTGGGTGATCCAACCGCAAGGCTCATCGGCGGCGTACCTGGCTACGCTCGGTTCGAAACGGCGCAATGATCTGACGCGGCGGCTGCGCAATGTGTACAAGAAGCTGGGCGATCAGGCTGAGTTGCGCCTGTTTGATCGTCCGGAGCAGATCGACGAATACGCGGCGCTGATGAACCAGGTCTATGCACGTAGCTGGCATGCATCCGCGCAGGCGATCGATTGGGAGCTGCCCGCGCGACGCAACCTGTTTCAGCATTTGTCCACAGGAGAGCAGGTTATCGGTCATATGTTGATGTTGGGTGAGCGTCCGATCGCTTATGTGCATGGTTATCGGTTGGGTGGGCGCTATTTGCTCGACGATACGGGATATGACGAAGAGTTCGCATCGCTGGGGGTGGGGGCGGCGCTGGTGTTTCAGGCGGTGCAGGATTTGCTTGATCGTTATCCTGGGGAAGTTATCGATTTTGGGTATGGCGATAATCAGTACAAGCGGGTGCTTGCTGATCGGCAAACCGCATGTGGGTCGCTGTATGTGGTTCGTGGGGTGTTGCCGCGGCTTTGTTTTGGGTTGATTGGGCCTGTGCGGTGGTTGTATCGGCGTGTACATAGGGCAATGCGTAGTGCAAAGCCCCCCTCACCCCAACCCTCTCCCCCGGCATAG
- a CDS encoding XrtA/PEP-CTERM system exopolysaccharide export protein: protein MKNLRSLLIVGLAAVLTACATGGSTSAPPKPAGDAQAVNTYLIGVDDQLQITVWHNPDLSVSVPVRPDGKITVPLIGDVVAGGKTTEEVSGQIKDKLQSFIRDPQVAVILTALRSHEYLSRVRVTGAVRSPISIPYRQGMTVLDAVLAAGGTTEFAAPDRTELYRRSSDGDNTTSYAVRLEKILQQGDLANNYPVQPGDVITVPQRAF, encoded by the coding sequence ATGAAGAATTTGCGCAGCCTTTTGATCGTAGGTCTGGCCGCCGTGTTGACCGCATGTGCCACGGGCGGAAGCACCAGTGCGCCACCGAAACCGGCAGGCGATGCGCAGGCGGTCAATACCTATTTGATCGGTGTCGACGATCAGTTGCAGATCACCGTGTGGCACAACCCGGATCTGAGCGTCAGCGTGCCGGTTCGCCCGGACGGCAAGATTACGGTGCCGCTGATCGGCGACGTCGTTGCCGGCGGCAAGACCACCGAAGAAGTCTCCGGTCAGATCAAGGACAAGCTGCAATCGTTCATACGTGACCCGCAGGTTGCCGTGATTCTTACTGCGCTACGCAGCCACGAATATCTATCGCGCGTGCGTGTGACCGGCGCCGTGCGCAGCCCGATTTCGATTCCGTACCGCCAGGGCATGACGGTACTCGATGCCGTATTGGCGGCCGGCGGTACGACGGAATTTGCCGCACCCGACCGCACCGAGCTGTATCGCAGGAGCAGTGATGGCGACAACACCACGTCATATGCGGTGCGCCTGGAAAAGATTCTGCAACAGGGTGACCTGGCCAATAACTATCCGGTGCAGCCCGGTGACGTGATCACGGTGCCGCAGCGAGCTTTCTGA
- a CDS encoding XrtA system polysaccharide chain length determinant yields the protein MSAELVPFGGALPALISEARRRRVGLALLFAVIALVALAAGLLWPKKYEASTTILAQESSIITPLMEGAASPTANKNRAGIARDVIFSRKVMGEILAIGGWMATNPTPVEQDRLIEGIKSRTIVQTSRDNLITISYSDSDPKRAFDVTRQLAQLFISESLASKQRESRDAYEFINSQVETYRKKLTDAEDKLKIYRDANADARPGSEADTNTRISQLRTQIESTRMYMMEKQSQQAALAAQLNGESEVNAVQTTGGLYQTQLAGLQSQLDTLLLTYTDEYPDVIRLRHQIQDLRQQLAQSEQLKQSAERSGTPMPLDNAVQMNPLYQQLKIQLAGARGDAAGAAARIGASESMLQAELERSKRIANSENVTAELTRDYNVNRDVYQDLLKRRENARVSMNLDAEQRGLTFLIQNPAVMPLTPSGLRFMHFSVAGLAMSLAVPFGLLFALVRFDPRVRSAWQLEHTTGLPVLASIPFYPTPRDRRREQLNNSMLLLIVVGVAAIYLALFWLRMKG from the coding sequence ATGAGCGCGGAATTAGTACCTTTCGGCGGGGCGTTGCCCGCCTTGATCAGCGAAGCGCGAAGGCGCCGTGTCGGACTGGCGCTGCTGTTTGCCGTTATCGCTCTGGTCGCGCTGGCCGCCGGCCTGTTGTGGCCGAAGAAATACGAGGCGTCCACCACCATTCTGGCGCAGGAAAGCAGCATCATCACGCCGTTGATGGAGGGGGCTGCATCGCCCACCGCCAACAAGAACCGCGCGGGCATCGCGCGTGACGTGATTTTCAGTCGCAAGGTGATGGGCGAAATACTGGCCATCGGCGGCTGGATGGCGACGAACCCTACGCCGGTCGAGCAGGACCGCCTTATCGAAGGCATCAAGTCGCGCACCATCGTGCAGACCTCGCGCGACAACCTGATCACCATCAGTTATTCCGACTCCGATCCCAAGCGGGCCTTTGACGTCACCCGGCAGTTGGCCCAGTTGTTCATCAGCGAAAGTCTGGCATCCAAGCAGCGCGAGAGTCGCGACGCTTATGAGTTCATCAACAGCCAGGTGGAAACCTATCGTAAAAAGCTTACCGACGCCGAAGACAAGCTGAAGATCTATCGCGACGCCAATGCAGACGCGCGGCCTGGCAGCGAGGCGGATACCAATACCCGGATCAGCCAGTTGCGCACGCAGATCGAAAGCACGCGCATGTACATGATGGAGAAGCAATCGCAGCAAGCAGCACTAGCTGCGCAATTGAACGGCGAATCCGAAGTCAATGCGGTGCAGACCACCGGTGGTCTTTATCAGACCCAGCTGGCCGGCCTGCAGAGTCAGCTCGACACCTTGCTACTGACATATACCGACGAATACCCGGACGTGATCCGCCTCCGGCATCAGATACAGGATCTGCGCCAGCAGCTGGCGCAGTCCGAACAGCTCAAGCAGAGCGCCGAGCGCTCCGGCACGCCGATGCCGTTGGACAACGCCGTGCAGATGAATCCGCTGTATCAGCAGCTGAAGATTCAGCTCGCTGGCGCGCGCGGCGACGCCGCCGGTGCGGCAGCGCGGATCGGCGCCAGCGAGTCGATGTTGCAGGCCGAGCTGGAACGCAGCAAGCGCATCGCCAATTCGGAAAACGTGACTGCCGAACTGACACGTGATTACAACGTCAATCGCGATGTCTACCAGGACTTGCTCAAGCGCCGCGAAAACGCTCGCGTGTCGATGAATCTGGACGCCGAGCAGCGTGGTCTCACCTTCCTGATCCAGAACCCGGCGGTGATGCCGCTGACCCCCTCGGGTCTGCGCTTCATGCACTTCAGCGTGGCAGGCCTTGCCATGTCGCTGGCGGTGCCTTTCGGCCTGCTGTTTGCGCTGGTTCGCTTCGATCCGCGTGTGCGTTCGGCCTGGCAGCTCGAACACACCACGGGCTTGCCTGTGCTGGCGTCGATTCCATTCTATCCGACACCGCGTGATCGCCGGCGCGAGCAGCTGAACAATTCGATGCTGCTGCTGATAGTCGTCGGGGTAGCCGCCATCTATCTGGCCCTGTTCTGGCTCCGGATGAAGGGGTAG